CCTGAATTTTTCATCTTTGATGACGTGCGCTGGGGTTCTGACATGAGCGGCACTTTCGTCAAAATTGACTCACAAGAGGCGGGTTGGAACTCTGACAAAGTGTATCCTGACGGCAATATGGGGCACCGTCCGGGCGTTAAAGGCGGCTATTTCCCAGTGCCACCAGTGGATTCCCTGCATGACATCCGTTCCACCATGTGTAACATTCTGGAAGAAGTCGGCGTACCTGTCGAAGTGCATCACCATGAAGTGGCTACCGCCGGTCAATGCGAAATCGGCACACGTTTTTCAACGTTGACCACCCGCGCTGACTGGACACAACGTCAAAAATACGTCATTCACAATGTCGCTCACCAATACGGCAAAACCGCCACCTTCATGCCTAAACCCATCGTTGGCGACAACGGCTCTGGGATGCACGTCCACATGTCATTGGCAAAAGACGGCGTGAACACCTTTGCAGGCGATGGCTATGCCGGTTTGTCTGAAACCGCGCTGTACTACATCGGCGGTGTCATCAAGCACGCCAAAGCGCTGAATGCGATCACCAACCCTGGCACGAACTCTTACAAGCGTTTGGTTCCGGGTTTTGAAGCGCCGGTTATGTTGGCTTATTCAGCACGCAACCGTTCCGCGTCTATCCGCATCCCATTCGTCGCCAGCCCGAAAGGTCGTCGTATCGAAGTGCGCTTCCCTGACCCTTCTGCCAACCCTTACCTCGCGTTTGCGGCACTGATGATGGCGGGCTTGGACGGTATCAAGAATAAAATCCACCCCGGCGAAGCGATGGATAAAGACTTGTACGACCTGCCACCGGAAGAAGACAAGCTCATTCCACGGGTTTGCCATTCATTGGACATGGCATTGGATGCGCTGGACAAAGACCGCGAATTCCTGACCGCAGGCGGCGTATTCAGCAACGACATGATCGACGCTTTCATCGAGTTGAAAATGCAGGAAGTGACCCGCTTCCGCATGACCACTCACCCGGTTGAGTTTGATATGTACTACTCGCTCTAAGCGGTTTTACGCACTCAAGCAACAGTAAACGCCCCCGTTGTGGGGCGTTTCTGTGTTTAACACGTCAATTCTTCAAGCATTGCTCATACGGCACTTGCGTCAACTTACCCACAATTTCCACCGCTGCTAATTCCACCAGCGAACGCACCGCTTGCGCTTGGCCTTCATTGCGATTCAGGTTTATATCGAAATAGACGCCGAATTTATTGATACTCGCGTCCGCATCCAATGAATCACCGCGCTGGAAAATCGCCACGGAGTTTTTCGAGGACACACCGGGTACAACACTCATGTCTTCAGTGCTCACCACATTCAAATCTAAAGCCACCACACTTAAAGAAGAACCGCGTGCTGCGCCTAAACCACCATCACGCCGCGCAAACAAACCAATACTCGCGTCAACGCTGGTAACGCCTTTATCAAATTGACTGATTGACCCTTGAATATCATACTGGGGTAAAGATTCATAAACTTTATTATTATTGGCTGCTTTTAAAAAAGAAATGAGATTACCCGAATCCTTGCCATACAAAATAAGTTTAATACCGTGGCTCTTATATGTCATTTCAGAAATAGCTGAAACTAACATATCCCTAACGCCGGTTTTAAGTGCTTCAGTTTTATCATCAATGTCTTCGACCATTACTGGAATATCGCGAACGTTCCTTGCCAACATAAGGCGATCCATACAACTCAATGAATCTGAAAAATTGGTAACGTTCTTATAAGGTGCACCGTTTGGCCCCTGCTTTATTTCAGCAAATTCACTCTCCAATTTATCTTCTAGTTTTGAATCCACACTGGCACAACCACACATCATTGCAACGCACGCCATTATTAATGGTTTTTTTATATTTTTCATAGACAGGCTTTTACACTCCAAATTTATTATTTTTTATATTAATTAATTCACTATTTACCCCACCCTAAAAGAAAGGATGTCAATAACAAAAGGCATGTTCCAGTTAACGGCAATTATTGGCTTGCATAATATCACCTTGTACAAAAATGATAATATCGTTTGGCGCTCCCGCTGTGTCATCCAACACGACATTGCCAACGTTAATATCACAACCTGCCGTATCCAATGCGCCCACCTCAAACGGGTCAACATCAGTACCTGTATCCCGAACATCCATATCGTAAGCCCGCAACTGAGCGCGAGTCTTCGCAAACGTAGCCGACATATCCATCATGGAAGGCGGCGCACTGCCATCGGGCAAAGCGGAAACCGAGGTAGCACTCAAAGCCAAAACAGCGAACAATGCACAATGTATTGATAAGTATTTCATAAATCACCTCCCTAACAAATAGCCCCCACTCCTTAATAAGAGCAGGGACATTTTTATTTATTTAGACTGGGTAGTGTCTTCATAAATAGTCGCAATCGTAGCCGACTGAGAGCCTTTTTGCCCTTGTTGTTTTTGATAAATTTTTGAGTTGTGGACGTAAATCTTTGCCCGACCATCAAAACTATCATTAACATGCGAAATGATCGCACGCTGTGATAAATCAGTGCCATCTTGCGCTTGATAAATTTCAACGTCATGAACCAACATTTCAATATCAACATCAGTAGCAAATGCGGAGGCACTAGAAAACACCAACGCGGCAGAAAGTGCTGCAATCCCTTTCATAACTTTAATACTCCATACTATTTCACTAATCTACACTCGCCCCTCGCTGGGGACTAAATAAGCATAAGCCATATTTCGCAATATTCAAGCAACATTTGTTCTTTTTAAACAAAAATTTTTAAATGAAGATTGATTATTTTTTATATAGCAAATTAAAAACCAGCAATTAACATTACTAATCGGATATTTTATTTTAAATAGCATCCCAAAAAATAAAACATGCTTTATTTTTTGTAATCAATTTTTTTTGGTCAAAAGACCAAAAATCGCTCCAATTCATAAGAAATATTTGTTTATAATTAACCCTATAACAAACCAAAAATGATTATTTTTACTTTCCGTGAAATTAATTATTCAAATACCAAAGAAAGGGTCGTGTAGCCGAGCAAATAACAGCTATCTGTTTGTTAACCGAGGGAAAGCTCATGGATTCAATACATTTCTGCGGAATCAAGTTTCGCGGCTTGGAGCAAGCGCAATTATTCAAGGAAGACATCCAAACGCACTTTGTTGTTACCGTCAACGCCGAGTTCATCGTTAAAGCCAACCGCAATAAACCGTTCCGTGACATCATCAGCGCCAATTACGCCACCTTCGATGGGCAGATTCCCTATTTTTTTGCACGCTTACTGAATCGGGGGAAACACTTTAGCAAGATCAGTGGCTCAGACCTCATTTATGATGCGTGTGAACACGCGCAACAACACGGTAAACGCCTGTTTTTGTTAGGCGGCAATGCCAAGGCGAATGCTTTGGCGGTGCAAAATATCCACGATACTTACGGCTTGGACGTGGCGGGCTATGCGCCACCCTACGCGCCCTATCCGTTCACGGCTGACCACAATGAAGCCATTAAAACGCAAATTAGCCAATTCAAACCTGATTTTTTATTTGTGGCATTTGGGGCGGTGAAACAAGAATACTGGATTAACGACAACTTCGACTTCCTGCAACAGCAACAGGTGCATCTCGTGGTCGGTTGTGGTGGCACTTTCGATTTTGTTTCCGGGCAAGTGAAACGTGCGCCACGCTTGTTGCAACGCGCAGGTTTGGAATGCCTCTGGCGGTTAGTCACCGAACCGCGCCTGTTCCGGCTCAAACGCCTGCTGGAGAGCACACTATTTTTCAGCGTACTGTACAGCCACCACTTATCTCAGCGTAAACATTTGGTGTAAATTGCCGCGTTTTGCTGTGCCAACGGCGGCGTTGTAAAAATAAGACAGGTGAACTGCAACTAATATTACAAATTGATGACAAACTGGTTATTCTGTATCACCGCTTCACGGATTGGAATTACCACCTTGGCATTCAGGCTTCACCAGATTCCCGCAATCATTGCCGTACCCGCGACGCTGGGTATGGCGTATGTGCTATTTGCCGACCAAGGTCATGCAGGGCTGTGGGGATTTGCGTATAACCGTTTGTACATTCTCATGGCGTGGAGCGTGCTGTTCAGCGGGACGCTCTGGCTGTCACGCCGCCCATGGTCAGCCGCTGGTGTCGCCTCCGTCGTCATTGGGGGCTTGTGGGTGGGCGCAGCGATTAAATACCAATTCCTTGGCTCGCAACTGGTCGCGCCGGATCTGATCGTTGCCGCCTTAAGTGCCGAAACGCTCTTGGAAATGGGCTTGCTCCCCACCCTGCTCATCCTTGGCTATGTGGTATTGTTAATCGCGAGCTTCGTGCTAGAACAACCCACGTTGCGCTGGGAACGTAAAACCTTTGCTGTCGGCTTTGCCAGCAGTGCCGCGTTGTTAATTGCCCTGAACTTGCCACCGTTTTACATTGACCTGCAATGGACGACGCAATACAAGCAAACATTGCCGATTTTTGTACAAAGCATCTGGCGTACCCAGCTCACCGAACCCACCCAACCGCACGACACCAGCTATTGCTGTTTCAAAGCGGATCAGCAAGCCGAAACCTTCACGACCGCGCCGGAGAAAAAGCCCAATATTATCGTGATTTTGGAAGAATCAACTTTTCGCCCCGAACAAGTGCTCGGTTTCAAGCCACAAGGTGAATTCTTCAAGGATGCCTACCCGCTCAAGGTTTACACCGCTGGCGGCTCGACGTGGGTACAAGAAATCGCGTTCCTACACGGGGTAGCACCGCCGCTGTACGGCAATGGCTGGAAAGCCATTAACCTGTTCGCCCCCGGACGGCTGGATGGACGCATTGCCCACCAACTCGCGCAACAAGGCTACAAAACCAAAACCATCTACCCCATTGCTGGGCGGTTTTACGGCGGCAAACGCTTTCACGAACAATTGGGGATTCAAGACTTCATCGACTGCAAAGCCATGCCGGAATGCGATAAACGCCGCTGGAACAAGCTGCCCGATGAAATCTTTTTCGATGAAGCCGTCAAGCAAGTCAAACTCAATGACAAGCCGTTGTTTACGTTCGTAGCGACCATGCGCCAGCATTCACCGCACGAAAAAGGCAGGAAACCGGATGCCAAACGCTGCGCACCAGCATTTTCCGACAAACAATGCTCGATTATGCTGGATTACAACGAACGTCTGAAATTATCGGTAAAAGCCTACGAAAGCCTGCTCAAGCAACTCAAAAAGCTCCCCGAACGCACCATTGTTGTGACCTTTGGCGATCACATCCCCGGCGATGTGGCGGCACATTTCAAAGAAGCGGATTTTTACAAGCAAGACCGTTTCCGCACCTATTTCAATGTGTGGGATTCGGCGCAAGGCTACGTCACCCACAAGTTGCTGGACGGAATGGAATATGAAACCATCGACGTGGCCATGTTGGATGCGCTCACCCTGCGCTATGCGGGCTTTGAGAGCCGCTACCTGACCGACAAGCTGGTACATTTACAAGCTTGTTCGGGGGCATTCTGTGGCTTTGAAGACGCGCTACCCAAAAATCAGGCAATGCTTAAACGTCTTCAACCTCCAATTCCTTGAGCTTGCGCGTGAGGGTATTGCGCCCCCACCCCAACAAATCCGCTGCTTCAATCTTGCGCCCGCCGGTTTTCTTGAGGGCTGCTTGCAATAAGATGCGCTCGAAAATCGGGTTAAGTTCGGTCAGCAAATTAATGTCGCCTTTATTAAGTTTGTAATCGGCAAATTGCGCGAGGGCTTTTTCCCAATTATCCGGCACTTCGGTTTTGCCGGGGTCAACTTCCAGCAACTCCGCTGGCAAATCATCCATGACGATTTCCCGACCGGATGCCATCACCGTTAACCAACGGCAAGTATTTTCCAATTGGCGCACATTCCCCGGCCACGGCAAGGTTTGCAGATGCTCGGTGACGCGCCCTGAGAGCGCTTTCATTTCGACCTGCAACTCTTCTGCTGCACGGTGCAAGAAGTGATTCAACAGCAAGGGAATGTCTTCACGGCGTTCGCGCAGTGGCGGGTTGTGAATGCGGATCACGTTCAAGCGGTGGAACAAGTCTTCGCGGAATTGCCCCTTATGCACCAATTCCTCCAAATGCTGGTGCGTGGCGGCAATAATGCGCACATCGACTTTCACGGGGGTATGCCCACCGACGCGGTAGAACGTGCCTTCCGCCAACACGCGCAGCAAACGGGTTTGCAATTCGGCGGGCATATCACCGATTTCGTCCAAAAACAGTGCGCCGCCGTCGGCTTGTTCAAAGCGTCCCTTGCGTTGTGCATACGCACCGGTGAATGCACCTTTTTCGTGCCCGAACAATTCAGACTCCAATAACTCGCGTGGAATCGCGGCGGTATTCAGCGCAATAAACGGTTTGGTGGAACGTGGGCTGTGCGTATGCAAGGCTTTGGCGACCAATTCCTTACCCGTGCCGGATTCGCCGGTGATCAACGCGGTAATGCTGGATTTGGACAAGCGCCCAATGGCACGAAACACTTCCTGCATCGCGGGCGCATGACCGATAATGTCGCGTCCACCCAGCAATTCCAGCACGGGGTCAGCCGCTTTTTCACCTTCACGCTCACGGCGCATTTTGCAGGCACGCCGCACCAATTCCAGCGCGTCATTCACATCAAACGGCTTGGGCAAATATTCAAATGCGCCGCCTTGATACGCCGATACTGCGCTTTCGAGATCGGAATGCGCCGTCATAATGATCACCGGAATCATCGGGTGTTCGCGCTGCATCCGCTCCAGCAAAATCAGACCGTCCGTACCCGGCATCCGAATATCGGTGATGAGCGCGTCCGGCTGTTCGCTGCGTAAGGCGGTAATGACCTGATCCGCTGTCTCGAAACTGCGCACATCAATGCCTGCTTTTTGCAAGGTGCGCTCCAATACCCAGCGGATCGAGCGGTCATCATCAGCAACCCAGACATTTTCAATAGGCAGCATGGTCTTCCTCCAGCGGGATCAGAATCGAAAAACAAGTATTGCCGGGAACTGATTCGCAATGAATCAGCCCGTTATGACGGCGCATTAAGGTTTGCGCAATGGCTAAACCCAAACCACTGCCTTCTGGGTGTCCGCTCACCATGGGCAAGAATAATTTATCCAGCAAATGCTCCGGCACACCGGGGCCGTTGTCGCAAATATCAACTTTCATGACGTGGCGGTAGCGAATTTGCTGGATGGTGAATTGCCGCAAAATGCGAGTACGCAATAAAATCAAGCCACTGCCCGCCAAGGCACGGGTAGCATTACTGACGATATTCAGCACTACCTGCACCAATTGATTACGGTCGCCCTGAAATTCCGGCAAACTGGGGTCGTAATCGCGCACAAATTGCACATCAGCCGACACTTCTGCCCCCACCAAATGCCGGACGTGCTCCAACACTTCGTGAATGTTAACGCTTTCGGTATGCGGCAAGCGGCTAGGGCCTAACATGCCGTCAACCAAATGCTTGAGGCGGTCGGCTTCAGAAATAATGATTTGGGTGTATTCTTTGAGTTCGGGGTTATCCAACTCACTTTCTAATAATTGTGCCGCACCGCGCAACCCGCCCAACGGATTTTTGATTTCATGCGCAATGCCGCGTACCAGCTCATGCACCGCTTGCTGTTGGTGAATCACCTGATCTTCGCGCACGATGCGCAGCTTGCGGTCAATGCGGTGGACTTCTAACAATAAGTGATTTTGCCAGTCACGCAAGGTAATCGGGGTAATCACGCAATCAATGGTGATTGATTCATTATTCGCCAATTCAATCGGGCATTCGCGAATGGATTGCGGATCGCTCAAACGCAATGCCAGTTCCAAATGTTCAAGGATTTCTCGGCTGCGCAATAATGACGAAATAGGCATTCCCATCGCCCGGTGCTGACTTTGACCAAACAGCACTTCAGCCGATTGATTCATGTAAACAACCGCAAGCCCTGTGTCTAGCACCACAATGGAGCAAGTCAGGGTATCCAGTAGATCACTTTTTTTCAGGCTAGTATTATTCATCACGAAAACAATGCAAATTCAGTGCCATAAAAATTTACTCATGATTTTCAGTGTTTTATGATTAAGGTATCCTTAAGTATTCGCTGTTCCACCCAGAAAAGCACTAAAAAAGTGCATGTTATTATATGCACCAAATAGGGGGGATTCGTGCGACTAGGCATAAACGCGACACCACACTGTCAGTGCCTTGTCGCGGTAACAATCCAAGATTGTCGACAATTAGTCCGAGTATACCCCGAAAACACGCCTTTTATCCGCTAAAACACCGCACAAGAATCTACAAAATGTTAGGCAATCGTTAAAAATGTTTGTTTTGATGATTGCTTGATGATTTGCATTCACGTTAAACTCATCGCGTTTATACAACAACGGAGGAGTCTTATATATGTTGGATAGATCTGCAAAGGCATATTGGGCAGCGAATGTTCGCTTGCTCTCTATTTGCCTGGTTATTTGGTTCGTCGTCTCGTTTGGTTTTGGTATTTTGTTGCTTGATCAACTGAATACCATCCAACTCGGCGGTTACAAACTTGGCTTCTGGTTCGCTCAGCAAGGTTCAATTTACGTATTCGTGGTTTTGATTTTCTTCTATGCATGGCGCATGGGACAAATCGATCGCAAATTTGACGTTCACGAATAAAGGGAGACACACATGACTGAACTTCAAATCTGGACTTATATATTGGTCGGCGCGAGTTTCGTGCTGTATTTTGGTATTGCATGGTGGGCGCGTGCTGGCTCTACCAGTGATTTCTACGTAGCGGGCGGCGGCATCGGCCCTATCCAAAACGGTATGGCGACAGCAGCGGACTGGATGTCAGCGGCTTCCTTCATCTCGATGGCGGGTATCATTGCTTTCAAAGGCTATGACGCTTCGGCTTACCTGATGGGTTGGACGGGTGGTTACGTACTGATGGCGATGCTGTTAGCACCTTACCTGCGCAAGTTCGGTAAATTTACCGTACCTGAGTTCGTTGGCGACCGTTACTACTCCAAGACGGCGCGTATCGTAGCAGTAGCTTGCTTGATCGTTATCTCTCTGACGTATGTAATCGGTCAGATGAAAGGCGTAGGCGTTACCTTCTCCCGTTTCTTGGGCGTTTCCATGGAAACAGGTCTGGTTGTGGGTATGATTATCGTGTTCTTCTATGCAGCTTTCGGCGGCATGAAAGGCATCACTTACACGCAAATCGCGCAATACGTGGTGTTGATCTTGGCTTACACTAGACATTATTCCAAAATCTCGCACTTGTCCCTAGTCAACAAATCATATGAAAAATCAATGGAAATGCGCTACAACCTATGATCATCATTTTCACCAAGGGAACTAATAGTCATGGCAGAGTACAGCTACCAAGCACTCAAAGGCAAGAGCAAAACCTTCCGCGCCATGACGGGCATTGATTTGGGTGAATTCACCCAACTGTTGCCCCATTTTCAACGGGCATACACGGCGCAGTTGATTGTTGATGGTCATGACAGTGAAACGAAGCGAGGTCGCCCCGGCAATCTGTCAACAATAGAAGATAAGCTATTCTTTATTCTGTATTATTTGAAGACTTACCCGCTGCAAGAAGTGCTGGGTTACTCGTTCAACTTGTCACAAGGATTAGCGAATCGCTGGATACATCGCCTGTGTCCCGTCTTGCAATCGAGCTTAAAAAGCATGGGGCATTCCCCCACTCGACTCCCCGAAGAGGTATTGGAACGGCTTACGCATGAAATGCCGCAAGCGCTTGGCTTGGATGCGACCGAACGCCGTATCCAACGCCCCATTGACTTTGGGGTTCAGGAGGAATACTACAGTGGCAAAAAAAATTCCATTCGGTGAAGAACAACATAATAGCAGGCTTGGACGATCGTGAAATCAAATACTTAGGTGAAACACGACGTGGCAAAGATCATGACAAACGTATTGCGGATGAGGAGGGGGTGAAAGTGCCGGAAGGGTATGAGATTTACCGAGATTTGGGCTATCTTGGGCATAATTCGGGTGACGGGGCAGTTGTCCACCAACCTAAGAAAAAGCCACGGGGTAAACCCTTGAGTGATAAGGATAAAGCGCATAATCGCACTATTTCTAGCATTCGGGTGATCATTGAACATGTGAACAGCGGTATCAAACGGTGTCGGTGCGTCAAAGATATTTTCCGCAACTACGTGGAAGACTTTGATGATTTAGTGATGGAAATCGCTTGTGGTTTGCATAATTTGCGCACTGCCATACGGATCAAAAACTACTGAATTCATTTAACCATCAATAAGTTGAAATTTTGGAATAATGTCTACTGTTCCTGCGGTATTCATTTCCTTCAACCTGACTGGCAACCCTATTCCACAATTGGGCTTAGGCTCGACAATGGCGGATGGCAGCGGTATTTACATGTTGGATAAATTGGATCAAGTCATCACTGACCTGGGCTTCAAGGCATACACCATGCAGAATGACAGCACCATCAACGTCTTCATGTTAACCATGACGCTGATGATCGGTACTGCGGGTCTGCCACACGTTATTATCCGTTTCTTCACGGTAGCCACTGTTAAGGATGCACGTTCTTCTGCGGGTTGGGCATTGATCTTCATCGCGTTGTTGTACACCACGGCTCCGGCAGTCGGCGCAATGGCACGTTTGAACTTGGTGAACACCATCCAAACCGGTGAAATCGGTGCGGCTGATAGCAACTTGGCAATGGATGCACGTCCACAATGGATGGCAAACTGGGAAAAAACCGGTTTGATCGCATTCCAAGACAAGAACGGCGACGGCAAAATCCAGTACTACAACGATGGCGCATTAAGCAAAGCACAAGCTGACTTGGGCGCTGCTGAGAAAGCGTTGAAAGAAGCACAGGACAAAGCTGGTGATACCGCAGCCGCTCAAGCTAAGGTTGACGCTGCTAAGACTGCCGCTGACGCAGCCATGACCAAGTACATGACGGACGAGAAGACCAAAAAGTTTGCTGATCTCGGTTGGAAAGGTAACGAAGTCACTAAGGTCGACAATGACATCATGGTACTGGCTAACCCAGAAATCGCTCAACTGCCTAACTGGGTTATTGCACTGGTAGCCGCCGGTGGTATCGCAGCGGCATTGTCTACAGCAGCAGGCTTGTTGTTGGCTATCGCTTCTTCCGTTTCTCATGACTTGATGAAAGGTATTTTCACACCAAACATCTCTGAAAAGAGCGAATTGATGGCTTCCCGTATCGCGATTACCATCGCTATTATTCTGGCAGGCTATATGGGTATGAACCCACCGGGCTTTGCGGCAGAAGTCGTGGCCTTGGCGTTTGGTTTGGCGGCATCCTCCATCTTCCCTGTGTTGATGATGGGTATCTTCTCTAAGCGCATGAACACTGCGGGTGCTATCTCCGGGATGTTAGCGGGTATCGGCTTGACCCTGTTGTACATCTTCTGGTTCAAAGGCTGGTTCTTCATCAAGGGTACAGAAATGGCACCTAACGTTGCAGCTAACTGGTTCTTGGGTATCTCCCCTGAAGCGTTTGGTACAGTCGGTGCGATTGCGAACTTCGTGGTTGCATTTGTTGTTTCTCGCTTCACACCAGCGCCACCAGAGCATATTCAACACTTGGTTGAAGACGTTCGCGTACCACGTGGTGCGGGTGCTGCTACTCACTAAACCGACTCTCCACTCGGTTTGAGAAAAGGCTCCTTCGGGAGCCTTTTTTTATGGCATAATCGTGCTGTTATGCAGCAAAAAGGTGTGATGAATACATGAAATCGACGTTCCCGTTAGCCTGTTTTACCGGACTTCTTACGTTATTACTGCCCGCGCTCAGTTTCGCCAGTGGCGGCGGCGGTGGTGCTGAAGTGGTTAATCTGACCGCCACCGCATTGGGTTTAACCGCGTTAATCCTGTTTGTGTTTGCGTATGGCTTGGTGATTGCGGAAGAACACTTGCACATGCGCAAATCCAAACCCGTTATTGTTGCGGCGGGCATTATCTGGGTGCTGGTTGCGATTGCGTATACCAGCGCAGGCAGACAAGAACAGATGACTGAAATCCTCAATCACAACCTGCTGGAATACGGGCAGTTGTTCCTGTTCCTGCTCGCCGCGATGACCTTCATCAATACCTTGGAAGAGCGCAATATGTTTGCGGCGTTACGGTCTTGGTTGGTATCCAAAGGCTTTTCACTGTATTGGATTTTCTGGATCACCGGGCTGATGGCATTCTTTATTTCACCCATCGCTGATAATTTAACAACGGCGCTGTTGATGGCAGCCGTGCTGATGGCCGTTGCTGCCGACAAGCCCGCCTTTGTTGCCATGGGCTGTATCAATATCGTGGTGGCTGCCAATGCAGGCGGTGCGTGGAGTCCGTTTGGTGATATTACGACGCTGATGGTGTGGCAAGCGGGTTTAATAAAATTCCAAGAATTTTTTGCTTTATTCGTGCCTTCAGTGCTCAACTGGCTCGTGCCTGCTTTCATCATGTCGTTTTTCATTGAAAAAGGAAAACCGGCGGCGATGAAGGATGTGGTGACCATCAAACGTGGCGGTTTCGTGGTGCTGGGTTTGTTTATTGCCACCATTGCAACCGCCGTCATGTTCCATAATTCACTGCACCTTCCCCCTGTTTTGGGAATGATGACCGGGCTTGGGGTACTGCAAGTATTTGGTTGGTATTTGAAAGTCTCTGACCATGACCCTAGCAATGATCATGATGAAGGTGTTGGACGTTTCGATATTTACAATCAACTGCAACGTTCCGAGTGGGACACGCTGATGTTCTTCTACGGCGTTATTCTGTGCGTCGGTGGCTTGGGGGCATTTGGCTACCTCGCGCTGGTTTCCGAAGTGCTGTATACCGATATGGGCGCGACTTGGGCAAATGTGATGATCGGTTTGCTGTCAGCCGTCGTGGATAATATTCCGGTAATGTTTGCGGTCATTACCATGCACCCCGATATGTCGCACGGGCAATGGTTGTTAGTCACATTGACGGCGGGTGTGGGTGGTTCGTTGCTGTCGATTGGTTCAGCCGCTGGGGTTGCATTGATGGGTCAGGCACGCGGTGTTTACACATTTATGTCTCACCTGAAATGGACGTGGGCAGTGGCATTGGGCTACATCGTCAGTATTTACGCGCACTTGTGGATTAATGCGGCGTTGCTATAAATTTATCAACGTTAATGGGGTGCGGGGCAATATGTCCCCCACCGTTCAGCGAAAATATGTTACTTTTTAACAACATTTGATGCATTTACGACACTAGCCCGCGTGTCATTTGTGTTACCCTTGCGACTCTTAGTCACCAAAAAACTGGTCACACAATGAAAAAAAATCTGCTTATCATCGCTTTATTGGGCTTTGTGCTAAGTGGCTGTAGCCTGTTGCACATTGAAGAACGCCAAACGATTGCTATCTATGACCGCGCCAACCCCGCCGTTGTCTGTATTCATGCCGAAGAACAAGAGCCGGATGCGTTTGGGGAAATTGCCACGGGTACGGGTTTCCTTTGGGACGCGAAAGGACATATTGTCACCACGCAGCACTTGGTTTCTGGCTACAAAACGCTGACCGTCAGCTTTGAAGACCAAGGCACACGCCAAGCC
The sequence above is drawn from the Thiothrix subterranea genome and encodes:
- the glnA gene encoding glutamate--ammonia ligase, translating into MSAQDVLNMIKDNDAKYVDFRFTDTSGKEHHVTVPAYTVEEDTFTEGKMFDGSSIAGWKGINESDMILMPDPATAFVDPFFQDVTVNITCGIVDPTTMEGYERDPRSIAMRAEAYLKSTGIADTAFFGPEPEFFIFDDVRWGSDMSGTFVKIDSQEAGWNSDKVYPDGNMGHRPGVKGGYFPVPPVDSLHDIRSTMCNILEEVGVPVEVHHHEVATAGQCEIGTRFSTLTTRADWTQRQKYVIHNVAHQYGKTATFMPKPIVGDNGSGMHVHMSLAKDGVNTFAGDGYAGLSETALYYIGGVIKHAKALNAITNPGTNSYKRLVPGFEAPVMLAYSARNRSASIRIPFVASPKGRRIEVRFPDPSANPYLAFAALMMAGLDGIKNKIHPGEAMDKDLYDLPPEEDKLIPRVCHSLDMALDALDKDREFLTAGGVFSNDMIDAFIELKMQEVTRFRMTTHPVEFDMYYSL
- a CDS encoding WecB/TagA/CpsF family glycosyltransferase gives rise to the protein MDSIHFCGIKFRGLEQAQLFKEDIQTHFVVTVNAEFIVKANRNKPFRDIISANYATFDGQIPYFFARLLNRGKHFSKISGSDLIYDACEHAQQHGKRLFLLGGNAKANALAVQNIHDTYGLDVAGYAPPYAPYPFTADHNEAIKTQISQFKPDFLFVAFGAVKQEYWINDNFDFLQQQQVHLVVGCGGTFDFVSGQVKRAPRLLQRAGLECLWRLVTEPRLFRLKRLLESTLFFSVLYSHHLSQRKHLV
- a CDS encoding LTA synthase family protein, translating into MTNWLFCITASRIGITTLAFRLHQIPAIIAVPATLGMAYVLFADQGHAGLWGFAYNRLYILMAWSVLFSGTLWLSRRPWSAAGVASVVIGGLWVGAAIKYQFLGSQLVAPDLIVAALSAETLLEMGLLPTLLILGYVVLLIASFVLEQPTLRWERKTFAVGFASSAALLIALNLPPFYIDLQWTTQYKQTLPIFVQSIWRTQLTEPTQPHDTSYCCFKADQQAETFTTAPEKKPNIIVILEESTFRPEQVLGFKPQGEFFKDAYPLKVYTAGGSTWVQEIAFLHGVAPPLYGNGWKAINLFAPGRLDGRIAHQLAQQGYKTKTIYPIAGRFYGGKRFHEQLGIQDFIDCKAMPECDKRRWNKLPDEIFFDEAVKQVKLNDKPLFTFVATMRQHSPHEKGRKPDAKRCAPAFSDKQCSIMLDYNERLKLSVKAYESLLKQLKKLPERTIVVTFGDHIPGDVAAHFKEADFYKQDRFRTYFNVWDSAQGYVTHKLLDGMEYETIDVAMLDALTLRYAGFESRYLTDKLVHLQACSGAFCGFEDALPKNQAMLKRLQPPIP
- the ntrC gene encoding nitrogen regulation protein NR(I), which encodes MLPIENVWVADDDRSIRWVLERTLQKAGIDVRSFETADQVITALRSEQPDALITDIRMPGTDGLILLERMQREHPMIPVIIMTAHSDLESAVSAYQGGAFEYLPKPFDVNDALELVRRACKMRREREGEKAADPVLELLGGRDIIGHAPAMQEVFRAIGRLSKSSITALITGESGTGKELVAKALHTHSPRSTKPFIALNTAAIPRELLESELFGHEKGAFTGAYAQRKGRFEQADGGALFLDEIGDMPAELQTRLLRVLAEGTFYRVGGHTPVKVDVRIIAATHQHLEELVHKGQFREDLFHRLNVIRIHNPPLRERREDIPLLLNHFLHRAAEELQVEMKALSGRVTEHLQTLPWPGNVRQLENTCRWLTVMASGREIVMDDLPAELLEVDPGKTEVPDNWEKALAQFADYKLNKGDINLLTELNPIFERILLQAALKKTGGRKIEAADLLGWGRNTLTRKLKELEVEDV
- the glnL gene encoding nitrogen regulation protein NR(II), translated to MNNTSLKKSDLLDTLTCSIVVLDTGLAVVYMNQSAEVLFGQSQHRAMGMPISSLLRSREILEHLELALRLSDPQSIRECPIELANNESITIDCVITPITLRDWQNHLLLEVHRIDRKLRIVREDQVIHQQQAVHELVRGIAHEIKNPLGGLRGAAQLLESELDNPELKEYTQIIISEADRLKHLVDGMLGPSRLPHTESVNIHEVLEHVRHLVGAEVSADVQFVRDYDPSLPEFQGDRNQLVQVVLNIVSNATRALAGSGLILLRTRILRQFTIQQIRYRHVMKVDICDNGPGVPEHLLDKLFLPMVSGHPEGSGLGLAIAQTLMRRHNGLIHCESVPGNTCFSILIPLEEDHAAY
- a CDS encoding DUF4212 domain-containing protein — translated: MLDRSAKAYWAANVRLLSICLVIWFVVSFGFGILLLDQLNTIQLGGYKLGFWFAQQGSIYVFVVLIFFYAWRMGQIDRKFDVHE